One Urocitellus parryii isolate mUroPar1 chromosome 9, mUroPar1.hap1, whole genome shotgun sequence DNA segment encodes these proteins:
- the Timm17a gene encoding mitochondrial import inner membrane translocase subunit Tim17-A isoform X1, translating into MEEYAREPCPWRIVDDCGGAFTMGTIGGGIFQAIKGFRNSPVGVNHRLRGSLTAIRTRAPQLGGSFAVWGGLFSMIDCSMVQVRGKEDPWNSITSGALTGAILAARNGPVAMVGSAAMGGILLALIEGAGILLTRFASTQFPNGPQFAEDPSQLPSTQLPSSPFGDYRQYQ; encoded by the exons CCCCTGGCGAATTGTGGATGACTGTGGTGGGGCCTTTACGATGGGTACCATAGGTGGTGGTATCTTTCAAGCAATCAAAGGTTTTCGAAATTCTCCAGTG GGAGTAAACCACAGACTACGAGGGAGTTTGACAGCTATTAGAACCAGGGCTCCACAATTGGGAG GTAGTTTTGCAGTTTGGGGAGGCCTGTTCTCTATGATTGATTGTAGTATGGTTCAAGTCAGAGGAAAAGAAGATCCCTGGAACTCCATCACTAGTGGTGCCTTAACAGGAGCTATACTGGCAGCAAGAA ATGGTCCAGTGGCCATGGTTGGGTCAGCTGCAATGGGTGGCATTCTCCTAGCTTTAATTGAAGGAGCTGGTATCTTGTTGACAAGATTTGCCTCTACACAGTTTCCCAATG GTCCTCAGTTTGCTGAAGACCCCTCCCAGTTGCCTTCCACCCAGTTACCATCCTCACCTTTTGGAGACTATCGACAATATCAGTAG
- the Timm17a gene encoding mitochondrial import inner membrane translocase subunit Tim17-A isoform X2 translates to MGTIGGGIFQAIKGFRNSPVGVNHRLRGSLTAIRTRAPQLGGSFAVWGGLFSMIDCSMVQVRGKEDPWNSITSGALTGAILAARNGPVAMVGSAAMGGILLALIEGAGILLTRFASTQFPNGPQFAEDPSQLPSTQLPSSPFGDYRQYQ, encoded by the exons ATGGGTACCATAGGTGGTGGTATCTTTCAAGCAATCAAAGGTTTTCGAAATTCTCCAGTG GGAGTAAACCACAGACTACGAGGGAGTTTGACAGCTATTAGAACCAGGGCTCCACAATTGGGAG GTAGTTTTGCAGTTTGGGGAGGCCTGTTCTCTATGATTGATTGTAGTATGGTTCAAGTCAGAGGAAAAGAAGATCCCTGGAACTCCATCACTAGTGGTGCCTTAACAGGAGCTATACTGGCAGCAAGAA ATGGTCCAGTGGCCATGGTTGGGTCAGCTGCAATGGGTGGCATTCTCCTAGCTTTAATTGAAGGAGCTGGTATCTTGTTGACAAGATTTGCCTCTACACAGTTTCCCAATG GTCCTCAGTTTGCTGAAGACCCCTCCCAGTTGCCTTCCACCCAGTTACCATCCTCACCTTTTGGAGACTATCGACAATATCAGTAG